From Sphingobacterium bambusae:
TTCAAACATGAGAAAATCTTGGTGGAAAATATTAGGACTAGTGATGGTTGCTTCCGCTATTGTGGCGGGATTGTTAGGGCCGGTTCCTGCTTTATTCCTTCTTCACGAAACAATTAGAAATGTGTACTTCCACGTTCCCATGTGGTTTGCCATGGTTACCCTGTACCTCATCTCGGTTATTTTCAGCATTAAATACCTTAATTCGGGAAAAGTTGAGCACGATTTAATGGCCGTGGAAGCCGTCAACACAGGCATTATGTTTTGCGCTATGGGTCTTTTTACGGGCATGCTATGGGCAAATATCACTTGGGGTGATGCTTGGCCAAATGACCCAAAGCTAAATGGCTCTGCGATTGCGACCCTGATGTATTTGGCCTACCTTGTACTACGCAATGCTTTGGAAGAAGA
This genomic window contains:
- a CDS encoding cytochrome c biogenesis protein, which codes for MRKSWWKILGLVMVASAIVAGLLGPVPALFLLHETIRNVYFHVPMWFAMVTLYLISVIFSIKYLNSGKVEHDLMAVEAVNTGIMFCAMGLFTGMLWANITWGDAWPNDPKLNGSAIATLMYLAYLVLRNALEEEQKRAKISAVYNIFAFPVMIVLLYILPKLTDSLHPGSGGNGTFGDLDMNNQMRPVFYTSVIGWILIGVWVFTLRYRLRLLENKKNQID